The Candidatus Rokuibacteriota bacterium genome includes a region encoding these proteins:
- a CDS encoding AMP-binding protein produces MSEFLWTPTPELIAQSTLTAFLRRAGCADYDALVRRADADPAWFWGEVIRFFDLRFYRPYEQVLDLSKGLPWARWCVGGTTNMVLNCLDRHRGTPVWDRTYLVWEGETGARRTLSYRDFDAEVCRLANALRSLGIGRGDAVGIFLPNLPEAFAAFFAIVKVGGIVMPLFSGFGPEPLALRLADGGARAVITSDGAWRRGKPGAMKAVLDEALRNVPSVEHVIVVRYLGEGVETPMTPGRDHWWHEGVGPQPPEAPTEEMGAS; encoded by the coding sequence ATGAGCGAGTTCCTCTGGACACCCACACCGGAACTGATCGCGCAGAGCACCCTCACCGCCTTTCTCCGGCGCGCCGGCTGCGCGGACTACGACGCGCTCGTGCGCCGCGCCGACGCCGACCCGGCCTGGTTCTGGGGCGAGGTGATCCGCTTCTTCGATCTGCGCTTCTACCGTCCCTACGAGCAGGTCCTGGACCTGTCAAAGGGGCTGCCCTGGGCGCGCTGGTGCGTGGGCGGCACCACCAACATGGTGCTCAACTGTCTCGACCGGCACCGCGGCACGCCGGTCTGGGACCGGACCTACCTCGTCTGGGAAGGGGAGACCGGCGCCCGGCGCACCCTCAGCTATCGCGACTTCGACGCCGAGGTGTGCCGGCTCGCCAACGCGCTGCGCTCGCTGGGCATCGGGCGCGGAGATGCGGTGGGGATCTTCCTGCCCAACCTGCCCGAGGCCTTCGCCGCCTTCTTCGCCATCGTCAAGGTCGGCGGCATCGTGATGCCGCTCTTCTCCGGCTTCGGGCCCGAGCCGCTGGCGCTCAGGCTGGCCGACGGCGGCGCCCGGGCGGTGATCACCTCCGATGGGGCCTGGCGTCGCGGCAAGCCCGGCGCCATGAAGGCCGTGCTCGACGAGGCGCTCAGGAACGTGCCCTCGGTCGAGCACGTCATCGTCGTGCGCTACCTGGGCGAGGGCGTCGAGACGCCGATGACGCCCGGGCGCGATCACTGGTGGCATGAGGGGGTGGGGCCGCAGCCGCCGGAGGCCCCGACCGAGGAGATGGGCGCCAGCGA